From the genome of Gracilinanus agilis isolate LMUSP501 chromosome 2, AgileGrace, whole genome shotgun sequence, one region includes:
- the LOC123234211 gene encoding mesoderm posterior protein 1-like: protein MAHSPAALLSPDSWLLPQGWGWGTAPQLPPLSSDRDCSCSPASSSDSWGHSPPGPQARFLPAGHTPKAPSTRTGVGNAAGKRAGRGRLGSGQRQSASEREKLRMRNLSRALHDLRRYLPPSVAPAGQSLTKIETLRLAIRYIGHLSALLGLSEENLRRQRSEVTPRGCPLCPDGLGCCPDRTHGLSPASPVPEARSPQLPDGWESSPSCPTAAPQIQRCGGQILDADTLILEEQVVDLDTASIFPGEVLSLLETWVPLLPQE, encoded by the exons ATGGCCCACTCTCCCGCTGCACTCCTCAGCCCAGACTCCTGGCTCCTTCCGCAAGGCTGGGGTTGGGGGACTGCGCCCCAGCTGCCACCGCTGTCGTCAGACAGAGATTGCAGCTGCTCTCCCGCTTCCTCCTCAGACTCCTGGGGCCACTCCCCGCCCGGACCCCAAGCCCGCTTCCTCCCGGCTGGTCACACTCCCAAGGCGCCCAGTACCAGGACCGGCGTTGGAAACGCAGCGGGTAAGCGAGCCGGCAGGGGCCGCCTGGGCAGCGGGCAGCGGCAAAGTGCCAGCGAGCGAGAGAAGCTGCGGATGCGCAACCTGTCCAGGGCACTGCATGACCTGCGACGCTATCTGCCACCTTCCGTGGCGCCCGCCGGCCAGAGCCTGACCAAGATCGAGACCCTACGCTTGGCAATCCGCTACATTGGCCACCTGTCGGCCCTTCTGGGACTCAGCGAGGAGAACCTGAGGCGCCAGCGGAGCGAGGTTACACCCCGGGGCTGTCCTCTCTGCCCGGATGGACTGGGCTGCTGTCCCGACCGGACCCACGGCCTCAGCCCAGCCTCCCCGGTCCCTGAAGCGCGCTCTCCTCAGCTCCCCGATGGCTGGGAGTCGTCACCTTCCTGCCCCACAGCCGCACCCCAGATCCAGAGATGTGGGGGGCAGATCCTCGATGCGGATACTCTGATCCTGGAAGAGCAGGTGGTTGATCTAGACACGGCCTCG ATCTTTCCCGGAGAAGTGCTGTCCTTGCTGGAGACCTGGGTGCCCCTCCTCCCACAGGAATGA